TTAGAAAGGTACAATGGAATATAAAGCGACATGGTATTACCAAAACGCTTGCGAGTTGCCGAGTATGACAACTGCGCCATTTGCTCCAAGTAAGGTTCCGCAGCAGGTGAAATTAGTGCTTTAAAATCTTCCAAGTCACGCTTGGGTTTATTCAATGCGCGCACGACGTCTTGCTCGGTTTTGGCGTAAATCGACATCGAGATATCGTCCCAATTGAGCTGTTTAAACTGTTCGACGAAACTCATGAACACCTCACTTATAGCTCATCCAAAAAGGAAGTCAGTGGGCTCGATGCAACAGCGTGAGACACCTTACCAGCAAGACCCGCTTCATACGCCATACGACCTGATTCTACCGCCATCTTAAATGCCTTCGCCATCGCTACGGGATCGCTCGACGCAGCAATTGCGGTATTTACCAGTACGGCATCTGCGCCCATTTCCATCGCACGCGCCGCATGAGAAGGTGCACCAATGCCCGCATCTACAACTACTGGAACATTGGCTTGGTCGATGATGATCTCTAGGAAGTCGTGAGAAACAACGCCTTTGTTGGATCCGATAGGCGCGCCCAACGGCATTACTGCTGCACAGCCAACTTCTTCTAAGCGCTTACACAAAACTGGGTCTGCATGACAGTAAGGAAGTACAATAAACCCCTGAAGTACCAGTTGTTCTGCCGCGGCAAGAGTCTCTATTGGATCGGGCATTAAATATTTCGGATCTGGGTGAATTTCAAGTTTTAGCCAGTTGGTACCCAATGCCTCGCGCGCAAGCTGAGCAGCAAATACTGCGTCCTTGGCATTCTTTGCACCTGATGTATTGGGTAGCAAGTTAACGCCGGATTCAACTAGTGGCCGCAAAATATCATCTTGTTGGTCATTAATATCTACACGCTTCAAAGCCATGGTAGCCAGTTGCGACCCTGACACTTGAATCGCTTTAGCCATCAACTGGCTATTAGCAAATTTTCCTGTGCCCGTGAACAGTCGCGATTTGAATTGTTTATCTCCAATTTTTAGCATCGACGTTAGCCCCCTGCGATCGCTTGAAACAGAGAGATACTATCTCCCTGTGAAAGTACTGTGCTCGCCCACTCACTGCGCGGCACAACATTATTGTTGATTGCAAAAACACAGCCAATTTCAGGAAGTTCAAATTGACTGATGATTTGCTGTAGATTCGAACCAGTTGCAACTTGGTGTGATTGCTCGTTAATAGCAATGGTTATCACACCTGTATCAGCAGCAAACTCTGGTGTAGTTGATTGTTGTA
Above is a genomic segment from Vibrio orientalis CIP 102891 = ATCC 33934 containing:
- a CDS encoding thiazole synthase, with the translated sequence MLKIGDKQFKSRLFTGTGKFANSQLMAKAIQVSGSQLATMALKRVDINDQQDDILRPLVESGVNLLPNTSGAKNAKDAVFAAQLAREALGTNWLKLEIHPDPKYLMPDPIETLAAAEQLVLQGFIVLPYCHADPVLCKRLEEVGCAAVMPLGAPIGSNKGVVSHDFLEIIIDQANVPVVVDAGIGAPSHAARAMEMGADAVLVNTAIAASSDPVAMAKAFKMAVESGRMAYEAGLAGKVSHAVASSPLTSFLDEL
- the thiS gene encoding sulfur carrier protein ThiS yields the protein MTSSLQQSTTPEFAADTGVITIAINEQSHQVATGSNLQQIISQFELPEIGCVFAINNNVVPRSEWASTVLSQGDSISLFQAIAGG